The segment CAACACGTCGGCAGTGCTCGACGGCGACATCGACGACTTTATCGACGCCGGCATTCGCTGGCGCACCGGCAACCGCAACGCCGAAGACTAGCGGTGCCCGCCTGATTGGGCGACACACCGCGCCAAGCCCGCGATTCCATCATGGAGCGTGCGTATAGTCGAAGAGCTGGCGCTCAACTTCCCCCATCGAAAGCCCGTGCGCTGGCGGTTGGACTGGCCGAAATGTGGCATGTCCGGCGGGGTTCTGAAGAGTCATGATCCGATTTGAGAATGTCACCAAGGTCTACGACCCCAATGCCCGTCCGGCGCTGGATGCTGTCACCCTTGAGATTGACCGTGGAGAATTCACTTTCCTTGTCGGGGCCTCCGGCTCTGGCAAGTCGACGTTTCTACGACTCATTCTTAAGGAAGACCGGGCAACCGCCGGTTCCGTTTACGTCGCCGGCCAGAACGTAGCCAACATTTCAAGCTGGCGCGTCCCCAAGCTTCGCCGCGGCATCGGGGTCGTCTTCCAGGACTTCCGGTTGCTGCCCCAGAAGAACGTCTTCGCCAATGTGGCATTCGCCATGCAAGTGATCGGCAAGAGCCGAAGCATTATCCGGGAGACCGTTCCGGAAGTGTTGAAGACTGTTGGCCTTGAAGGCAAGGAACGCCGCATGCCCCACGAGCTCTCCGGCGGTGAACAACAGCGAGTCGCCATAGCGCGCGCCGTCGTCAACCGACCCGGCATCCTGCTGGCGGACGAGCCTACCGGAAACCTGGACCCCATCACCTCCATGGGCATCATGGGCGTACTCGACAAGATCAACCAGAACGGTACCACCGTGGTCATGGCCACCCATGACGACGACATTGTGAACGAGATGCGTAAACGGGTGGTGGAACTGCGGAACGGTGTGGTGGTCCGCGACGAAGCGAAGGCGCTGTACACATCGATGATTCCGGTGGTGGGGGAGTCCCGGCGTCTCAAGGATGCCAGCGGCGCCGAACTCGACCGTGCCCAGGGGGTTCAGCAGTGAGGCTCGCGTTTATTCTGGGGGAGATCGGCAGCGGTCTGCGCCGAAATCTGTCCATGGTGATTTCTGTCGTCCTGGTGACCTTCGTGTCCCTCACCTTTGTTGGCGCGGCCGGCATGCTGCAGATGCAGATCAACCAGATGAAGGGCTACTGGTATGACAAAGTCCAGGTTGCCATCTTCCTCTGCAATGACTCCTCGACGGCGACTGGATGTGCTTCGGGTGCGGTGACCAAGGAGCAGCAGGACAACTTGGCCAAGTTGCTCGAATCCCCCGCGGTGAAGCAATACATCAGTGACTACCAGTTCGAATCGCAGGCCGATGCGTTCAAACACTTCAAGGAACAGTTCTCCAATTCCCCGATTGTTGACTCGGTAACCCAGGATCAGCTTCCTTCGTCGTTTCGGATCAACATGAAGGACCCCCAGAAGTACCAGATCATCAGCGAGACGTTCTCTTCCCAAGCCGGCGTGGAGACAGTGAGTGATCAGCGTCAGGTTTTGGAGCGGATCTTTGAGTGGATGAATGGCGCATCGGTGGCGGCAATGGTGGTTGCCGGGGTCATGATTTTCTGTGCTGTCCTGCTCATCACTACAACTATCAGACTTTCTGCTTTCAGCAGGCGACGGGAAACCGGCATCATGCGGCTGGTGGGAGCATCCAAGACCGTGATCCAACTGCCGTTCATTCTTGAAGGGGTTATCGCCGCCGTCGTGGGGGCCGTCCTGGCTTCCGGCACACTGTGGCTCGTGGCCCAGTTCTGGCTCAATGGAGATTTGTCGAAACAGTTCCTGAACACTCCGTTTATTTCCTCGACCCAGGTACTGGTGATAGCGCCTGTCCTGATAGCGTTGGGCGGCGGCTTGGCCGGGATTTCTTCCCTCCTGACCCTTCGCCGATATCTCAAGGTGTAGCCATGAAAAGCAATGATCGCGAGCGAACAGGACAGCTGATGAATCGGAAAGAGAAGGCTGTCCTGCAGCTGCGCATGGCCAGCAGCCGCGCAAAGATTGCCGGGTCTGTGCTGATCATCGCGCTGGCCGCGAGTCTTGGCACCGCTCCCGTGGCACGCGCGGACAACCTCGATGACCAGCAGGCAGCCCTCAACGCTGAGTCGGCTCGAGTACAACAGTCGCTGGAATTCGTCGATGCCAACATCGCTAAGGCGGCTGGCGACCTCGTGGTCTACCAAGGCAGGCTCCCAGGGGCGCAACAGGCACTTCTCGAAGCCCAGGGCAGGGTTGCTTCCGCGGTCAAGGAAGCTGATGCCCTCGCGGCCCGAGTGGATCTTGCCCAGCAGAGCAAGGCCCAGATCACGGCCCAGCTGGAAAACGACAAGCAAAAGATCACTGACACCAAGAAGCTCATCGGGCAGATCGCGGCCCAAGCCTATAAATCCGGAGGCGTTCCCACAAACGTCGCTTTGCTTTTTGGATCGAACGACGGCGGCAATCTCACGGAAACCATGGACCTCGCCAATCAGGCGATGCGCAGCCAGAACGCCACGATGACCAAGTTGACCCAGCAGAGTGCCACCAACGTGAACTCCCAGGCCCGGCTTGACGCCGTCGAACAGGAAATCCGCGATCTCAAGGCAAAAGCGGATGCGGCACTCGAGCGTGAAAAGGCCGCCCGCGATGATGCTGCCGCCAAGAAGGACGAGGTGGACAAGCTGATCGCCGACACCACCCGTCTCAACAGCCAACTTCAGGCAGCCAAACCCGGGATCCAAGCCCAGATCCAACAAGTCAAGGCGATGCAGGATGCCGTCGCCGCGGAAATCTCGGACCGCGACCGTAAGCTGCGTGAAGCATGGTTGGCCGAACAGCAGCGAGTGGCCGCGGCCGCGGCGGCCGCCGCCCAGGCCCAGGGCCAGGCTCCGCAGCCCTTTGTCCCGCCCGCGAGCAATCCGCGCGGGAACTTCGGGTTGATCCACCCGGTACCGGCGAGCATCCCCATCACTTCGGGTTTCGGTTGGCGCGCGACGCCGCCTGGAACCATCGATTTTTACGGCCAGGGCGGCTATATGCACACTGGTATCGACTTCGGTGCCCCCTGCGGCACTCCTGTGTACGCGGCCGCAGCCGGCACCGTCTTTTCAGCGGGTTGGGGTAACGACGGCGGTGGCAACCGGGTCAAGATATCGCATGGCGTCATCAACGGAGATTCCTTGACCACGGTCTATTACCACAACACCAGCGTGGTGGTTTCTTCCGGACAGCAGGTGAGCCAAGGTCAGCTCATTGCCTACTCAGGCACTACCGGCAACTCCACCGGTTGCCACGTCCATTTTGAAACCTGGGTGAATGGTCAGGCTGTTGACCCGATGAACCTGCTGTAGCACACGCGACCGGGTTCTGCTGGCGTAGACTAGTGTGATTCTTCGACAACCAAGGAGTTCTACCGTGCCCAAGGAAAGTGGCCGTAAGGTAGTGGCCACCAATCGCAAGGCTCGGCATGACTACCACATATTGGATACCTATGAGGCAGGCATCGCCCTCATGGGGACCGAAGTGAAGTCCCTGCGTGAGGGCCATGCCTCCATGGTCGATGGCTTCTGCACCTTCTACAACGACGAGTTGTGGATGGAGGGTATCCACATCCCCGAGTACAACCAGGGGAGCTGGACCAACCACGCCGCCCGCCGCCGTCGGAAGCTGTTGCTTCACCGCGAAGAACTCAACAAGATCTCCGGCAAGATCCGCGAGACCGGGCTGACGGTAGTGCCGCTCCAGCTTTACTTCCTGGATGGACGCGCCAAAGTGGAGATTGCCCTTGCCCGAGGCAAGAAGGACTACGACAAGCGGCAGACACTGCGCGAGCAGCAGGACAAGCGCGAATCATTGCGCGAACTGCGCGAGCGCAACCGTCGCTAGTTCGCTAAGGATCGGTGGGAGACGGCTGAGGCGTGTCCCGGAATGTTCCGGCGCTGCAGTGCGTTATGATGATTAACCCGGCAGGAATCAACACGTGGCCGCTCATGAGCGATCGCAGTCCTGCAGGGATTGATAACAAAATACGGGGATGATCGGTTTCGACGATGTTAGTCGCGACAGGTGAAGCGGGCCGAGGATGCAGAATTATCTCGTAAACGCTGTCTGCAAACCAATAAGTGCCAATTCAAAACGCACTGACTTCGCTCTTGCTGCCTAAGCAGTAAGACAGTCCGTCAGCCCGAGGTTGCTATTGCCCCGGATCCTGGCGTCATTTAGATAGCCACTGCTGCTTGCCTCCGTCATCGGGGCAAACGGGACTCTTAGATGACTGGGCCCGGATCAGCTACTTGTTCGCAGGATAGCTGGGGCCGAGAAAATCCGACGCGAACTGCGCCCGGAGAAGCCCTGACAACACGACATCGGACGGGGGTTCAATTCCCCCCATCTCCACTTTTGTGATGAGTCGAGACATCCTTCACGGATGGGTCGGGTCATCGGTTACACCCCCGGTCTTCGGACCGGGGGTGTTTTTCTTTGTAGGGGTCGCTCGTCCCGGACGAAGGTTCTCTGTTCGATTTTTCGGGCGCTCTCAGTAGTTCGGACTCCGAGCTGCGGGTTCGTCTTCCGCACGGTCGTCGCCGTTCGGGGGGTTCTTGAGGTCGCGTTCAGGACGTTTGATAGCGCGTTTGCGATCATCCTGTGTGCGTCGCTGGTGTCCGAAGACCATCACGCCTGCTAACAGTGCCGCTCCCACAAGCACCATCACGACCCATATCCATTGTTGCCCATCCACGTTGGGCCCCCAATCTCAGCTTGTCGGCGGGTCCCGCATTGTGCTGCCAAAGGCGGTGCTCCCTCGGTCTGGGCCGGGAGGACATGCCTAGTACGGAGTCAGTCCTTCTCCTGATGGGTTGCGTAGGCGATGTGCCGATCCCGGCTTGTGAAATGTGGGTAGTCCATTCGCTAAGCCTCCTTGCATGGTTCGTGACTGTGGCCCCTCGCCAGTCTGAGCCCAGTCTCGGCAATTCGCCCATCTGTCTTGGGATGGGTGCTGTCCCACACAGTAGAGCCGCGGGCACTCACTGTCGCGAGTGGTACCTACTT is part of the Arthrobacter methylotrophus genome and harbors:
- the ftsE gene encoding cell division ATP-binding protein FtsE — translated: MIRFENVTKVYDPNARPALDAVTLEIDRGEFTFLVGASGSGKSTFLRLILKEDRATAGSVYVAGQNVANISSWRVPKLRRGIGVVFQDFRLLPQKNVFANVAFAMQVIGKSRSIIRETVPEVLKTVGLEGKERRMPHELSGGEQQRVAIARAVVNRPGILLADEPTGNLDPITSMGIMGVLDKINQNGTTVVMATHDDDIVNEMRKRVVELRNGVVVRDEAKALYTSMIPVVGESRRLKDASGAELDRAQGVQQ
- the ftsX gene encoding permease-like cell division protein FtsX: MRLAFILGEIGSGLRRNLSMVISVVLVTFVSLTFVGAAGMLQMQINQMKGYWYDKVQVAIFLCNDSSTATGCASGAVTKEQQDNLAKLLESPAVKQYISDYQFESQADAFKHFKEQFSNSPIVDSVTQDQLPSSFRINMKDPQKYQIISETFSSQAGVETVSDQRQVLERIFEWMNGASVAAMVVAGVMIFCAVLLITTTIRLSAFSRRRETGIMRLVGASKTVIQLPFILEGVIAAVVGAVLASGTLWLVAQFWLNGDLSKQFLNTPFISSTQVLVIAPVLIALGGGLAGISSLLTLRRYLKV
- a CDS encoding peptidoglycan DD-metalloendopeptidase family protein — protein: MKSNDRERTGQLMNRKEKAVLQLRMASSRAKIAGSVLIIALAASLGTAPVARADNLDDQQAALNAESARVQQSLEFVDANIAKAAGDLVVYQGRLPGAQQALLEAQGRVASAVKEADALAARVDLAQQSKAQITAQLENDKQKITDTKKLIGQIAAQAYKSGGVPTNVALLFGSNDGGNLTETMDLANQAMRSQNATMTKLTQQSATNVNSQARLDAVEQEIRDLKAKADAALEREKAARDDAAAKKDEVDKLIADTTRLNSQLQAAKPGIQAQIQQVKAMQDAVAAEISDRDRKLREAWLAEQQRVAAAAAAAAQAQGQAPQPFVPPASNPRGNFGLIHPVPASIPITSGFGWRATPPGTIDFYGQGGYMHTGIDFGAPCGTPVYAAAAGTVFSAGWGNDGGGNRVKISHGVINGDSLTTVYYHNTSVVVSSGQQVSQGQLIAYSGTTGNSTGCHVHFETWVNGQAVDPMNLL
- the smpB gene encoding SsrA-binding protein SmpB, with the translated sequence MPKESGRKVVATNRKARHDYHILDTYEAGIALMGTEVKSLREGHASMVDGFCTFYNDELWMEGIHIPEYNQGSWTNHAARRRRKLLLHREELNKISGKIRETGLTVVPLQLYFLDGRAKVEIALARGKKDYDKRQTLREQQDKRESLRELRERNRR